In a genomic window of Lagopus muta isolate bLagMut1 chromosome 2, bLagMut1 primary, whole genome shotgun sequence:
- the DEGS1 gene encoding sphingolipid delta(4)-desaturase DES1 translates to MGNTVAREDFEWVYTDQPHADRRKEILAKHPEIKELMKPDYNLIWVVVLMVAAQLTAFYLVRDLDWKWVVFWAYVFGSCISHSMTLAIHEISHNSAFGNCRAMWNRWFGIFANLPLGLPYSISFKRYHMDHHRYLGGDGIDVDIPTNFEGWFFCTRFRKFIWIVLQPFFYAIRPLCINPKPITRLEIINLLAQLSFDIVIYHLWGAKSLFYMLAGSLLGLGLHPISGHFIAEHYMFLKGHETYSYYGPLNLLTFNVGYHNEHHDFPNIPGKSLPLVKKIAAEYYDNLPQYNSWIKVLYDFVMDDTISPYSRMKRQLKGEVKQD, encoded by the exons ATGGGTAACACCGTCGCCAGGGAGGACTTCGAGTGGGTGTACACGGACCAGCCTCACGCCGACCGCCGCAAGGAGATCCTGG CCAAACACCCGGAGATCAAAGAGCTGATGAAGCCTGACTACAACCTGATCTGGGTGGTGGTGCTGATGGTCGCGGCGCAGCTGACTGCCTTCTATCTGGTTAGAGACCTGGACTGGAAGTGGGTGGTATTCTGGGCATACGTGTTTGGAAGCTGCATCAGCCACTCCATGACTCTGGCCATTCATGAGATCTCTCACAACAGTGCCTTTGGCAACTGCAGAGCGATGTGGAATCGATGGTTTGGAATATTTGCCAACCTCCCCCTTGGGCTGCCCTACTCAATATCCTTCAAGAGATACCACATGGATCACCATCGATACCTGGGAGGCGATGGAATTGATGTGGACATTCCCACCAACTTTGAAGGCTGGTTTTTCTGCACTCGCTTCAGGAAGTTCATCTGGATTGTTCTTCAGCCATTTTTCTATGCCATTAGACCCCTCTGCATTAATCCCAAACCAATTACTCGACTTGAAATCATCAACTTGCTGGCTCAGCTTTCCTTCGATATTGTGATCTACCATTTGTGGGGAGCCAAATCCCTTTTTTACATGCTTGCTGGCTCATTACTTGGCCTTGGGTTGCACCCGATTTCAGGACACTTCATAGCTGAACATTACATGTTCTTAAAGGGGCACGAGACTTATTCCTATTATGGACCACTTAATTTGCTCACTTTTAATGTTGGCTATCACAACGAGCACCATGACTTCCCCAATATTCCTGGCAAGAGCCTTCCACTG GTGAAGAAAATAGCAGCTGAATACTATGACAACCTGCCACAGTATAACTCTTGGATAAAAGTACTTTATGACTTCGTGATGGATGATACAATCAGCCCTTACTCACGCATGAAAAGGCAATTGAAGGGTGAAGTGAAGCAAGATTAA